From a region of the Campylobacter showae genome:
- a CDS encoding TOBE domain-containing protein, producing the protein MFSARNQLSAQITEVREGAVNSLVVAKLQGGETVKATVTVDSQKALDLVAGKKVVYLFKASSIIVAKGENGLKLSATNQLKGKVVKVVEGAVNAEVDIEIAGGDKLSAIITNESAKNLALKAGDEVTAIIKASHIIIGA; encoded by the coding sequence ATGTTTAGCGCAAGAAATCAACTGTCAGCACAAATCACAGAGGTAAGAGAGGGAGCGGTAAACTCTCTAGTAGTAGCAAAGCTACAAGGTGGAGAGACTGTAAAAGCAACCGTAACCGTAGATAGCCAAAAGGCTCTAGATCTAGTAGCGGGTAAAAAGGTAGTTTATCTATTTAAAGCTTCTTCTATCATAGTAGCTAAAGGCGAGAACGGTCTAAAACTAAGCGCTACTAACCAACTAAAAGGTAAGGTAGTAAAAGTAGTAGAGGGTGCGGTAAACGCTGAAGTAGATATCGAGATAGCTGGCGGAGATAAGCTAAGCGCTATCATCACTAACGAGTCTGCTAAAAACCTAGCTCTAAAAGCAGGTGATGAAGTAACTGCTATCATCAAAGCTAGCCATATTATTATAGGTGCTTAA
- a CDS encoding TonB-dependent siderophore receptor has translation MNAQCKFVGLSMCLACSLYAVDANLGEVTAYGKTDISATEGTGSYTTQNMNTATGLDLTIRETPQTVTIIPDQLVKDLNLNDVDKALSYAPGITTTSRFGMNLPMSRGFNIDNIQEDGMQSTTALAAQGLYGQSKEHTDMAFYDRVEVLRGVAGLTQSNGEPGGTINLARKRPQKTFGANLSLGIGSWDTYRSVADVTGGLNSDGSVRGRVIGTLGKDGSFRDMKGNKRGAVSAMIETDIGDSTNALAGIIYQKSRGVYDPFGVPVVGKNGEELNLNRKTTFISDWSRAIYEKYNLFLDLEHYFNDSIKAYAKFNYTDSKSTLKFGGWHGVNRDPITRYIGYDRYYNASKEFSFKTGIDANYDLFGQNHDFFTSITMSRETFTQHDRDVFTGAANLTYNTFNKGLINNEPNWGDMTALCALGTNCYNLHYNTKIYQQMFTIGTRYNFSDDWHLLLGARYSWLKRNSTTDNYRRGTHTVAQEVKKHKLTPYIGLTWDFARDHSLYASYTEIYKPQTATDRNDEILKPIVGYNAEIGLKSEFFDGALNTTVALFQIEQENRAIQDYEYYVATNKNRSVAEGKVRSRGLDIEANGAITDRWKIFGGYTYNKSEYMKDETHNPTSVDYRKGANAKPWIPKHIVKVYTSYELPLVAQQKLVFGTGVRYQTKTNNMYSRYNITTGAYYPANDIPDQKAYALWDANIAYYYDKHFNVNLSVKNITDEKYFINQNNRVAGQNNFYGEPRNFMVTFNYAY, from the coding sequence TTGAACGCTCAATGCAAATTTGTAGGTTTATCTATGTGCCTTGCTTGCTCACTCTACGCAGTCGATGCGAACCTCGGCGAGGTGACCGCCTACGGTAAAACAGACATCTCAGCCACCGAGGGTACGGGCTCATATACGACGCAAAACATGAACACTGCGACGGGTCTTGATTTAACTATCCGCGAAACGCCGCAAACCGTCACCATTATCCCCGATCAGCTCGTTAAAGATCTAAATTTAAACGACGTAGATAAGGCGCTAAGCTATGCGCCGGGCATTACGACTACGAGCAGGTTTGGCATGAATCTACCGATGTCTAGAGGCTTTAACATCGATAACATCCAAGAAGACGGCATGCAGTCCACCACCGCGCTTGCTGCGCAGGGGCTCTATGGCCAGTCCAAAGAGCATACCGACATGGCGTTTTATGACCGCGTGGAGGTACTTCGCGGCGTGGCGGGTCTGACACAGAGTAACGGCGAGCCCGGCGGCACGATAAATTTAGCTAGAAAGCGTCCGCAAAAGACGTTCGGAGCAAATTTATCCCTAGGTATAGGCAGCTGGGATACATACCGTAGCGTAGCAGACGTGACGGGCGGGCTAAACTCCGACGGCTCCGTCCGAGGCAGAGTAATCGGCACTCTTGGCAAGGATGGGTCGTTTAGGGATATGAAAGGCAACAAAAGAGGCGCAGTCTCTGCGATGATAGAAACCGACATAGGCGACTCCACGAACGCGCTTGCCGGGATAATCTACCAAAAAAGTAGAGGCGTCTACGATCCGTTTGGCGTACCGGTTGTAGGCAAGAATGGCGAGGAGTTAAATTTAAACCGCAAAACGACCTTTATATCAGACTGGAGTCGCGCGATCTACGAAAAATATAACCTATTTTTAGATCTTGAGCACTATTTTAACGACAGCATCAAGGCTTATGCCAAATTTAACTATACCGATAGCAAAAGCACTCTCAAATTCGGCGGCTGGCACGGAGTAAATCGCGATCCGATTACCAGATATATCGGCTACGACAGATACTACAACGCAAGTAAAGAATTTAGCTTTAAAACCGGTATCGACGCAAACTATGATTTATTTGGTCAAAATCACGACTTTTTCACCAGCATTACGATGTCTCGCGAGACCTTCACGCAGCACGACAGAGATGTATTTACGGGCGCGGCAAATCTCACCTATAATACCTTCAACAAAGGCCTCATAAATAACGAACCAAACTGGGGAGATATGACGGCTCTTTGCGCGCTGGGTACCAACTGCTACAATCTACACTATAACACTAAAATTTACCAACAAATGTTTACGATCGGCACTAGGTATAACTTTAGCGACGACTGGCATTTACTCCTTGGCGCTAGATACTCGTGGTTAAAGAGAAATAGCACTACCGATAACTACCGCCGAGGCACGCATACGGTCGCGCAAGAGGTCAAAAAGCACAAACTAACGCCGTATATCGGCCTTACGTGGGATTTTGCCAGAGATCACTCGCTGTACGCCAGCTACACCGAGATATATAAGCCCCAAACTGCTACCGATAGAAATGACGAGATACTGAAGCCTATCGTGGGCTACAACGCCGAGATCGGTCTAAAGTCCGAGTTTTTTGACGGCGCGCTAAACACGACTGTAGCGCTGTTTCAGATCGAGCAAGAAAATCGCGCGATACAAGACTACGAGTACTACGTCGCCACGAATAAAAACAGAAGCGTAGCCGAGGGTAAAGTACGAAGCCGCGGCCTTGATATCGAAGCAAACGGCGCGATCACCGATAGATGGAAAATTTTCGGCGGATATACGTATAATAAAAGCGAATACATGAAAGACGAAACGCACAATCCTACAAGTGTCGACTACCGCAAAGGCGCAAATGCTAAGCCTTGGATACCAAAACATATTGTCAAGGTCTACACAAGCTACGAGCTGCCTCTAGTCGCGCAGCAAAAGCTAGTCTTTGGCACGGGCGTACGCTATCAGACCAAGACCAACAACATGTACTCAAGATACAATATCACGACCGGCGCGTATTATCCGGCTAACGACATCCCGGACCAAAAGGCCTACGCGCTATGGGATGCGAATATCGCGTATTATTACGACAAGCACTTTAACGTAAATTTATCCGTCAAAAACATAACCGACGAGAAGTATTTTATCAATCAAAATAACCGCGTGGCCGGACAAAATAACTTCTACGGTGAGCCTAGGAACTTTATGGTGACGTTTAATTACGCATACTAA